In the Phaseolus vulgaris cultivar G19833 chromosome 7, P. vulgaris v2.0, whole genome shotgun sequence genome, one interval contains:
- the LOC137828902 gene encoding serine/threonine protein phosphatase 2A 57 kDa regulatory subunit B' beta isoform-like, whose translation MFKKIMKGGHKKPSKSEASDPVLAPYAAANRNSAAAPSPNVVVNHASRGAGGAAPPSSGTAMPLVPTPGAMEPLPPFRDAPASDRQNLFLRKLHVCCYVLDFSDTLKNVREKEIKRQALMDLVDFIQSGSGKMSENCQEEMIRMISVNIFRCLPPASHENTGQEPTDPEEEEPSLDPTWPHLQLVYELLLRYVVSSDTDTKIAKRYIDHSFVLKLLDLFDSEDPREREYLKTILHRIYGKFMVHRPFIRKAINNIFYRFIYETERHSGIGELLEILGSIINGFALPMKEEHKLFLVRALLPLHKPKSVGMYHQQLSYCITQFVEKDFKLADTVIRGLLKYWPLTNCQKEVLFLGELEEVLEATQAAEFQKCMVPLFRQISRCLNSFHFQVAERTLFLWNNEHVVSLIAQNRTVVLPIIFEAFEKNISSHWNQAVHGLTVNVRKMFLEMDAELYEECQRQHAEKEAKAQDVEELRELNWKRLADAAAQNGVEDMVTT comes from the exons ATgttcaagaaaatcatgaaaggCGGGCACAAGAAGCCCTCCAAGTCCGAGGCAAGCGATCCCGTGCTTGCGCCGTACGCCGCCGCCAACCGCAACTCGGCAGCGGCGCCCTCGCCCAATGTCGTCGTCAACCACGCCTCGCGCGGAGCCGGAGGTGCCGCGCCTCCTAGCTCCGGCACCGCGATGCCGCTCGTGCCGACCCCCGGGGCCATGGAGCCTCTGCCTCCTTTTCGCGATGCGCCGGCCTCTGACCGGCAGAACCTCTTCCTCCGGAAGCTCCACGTCTGCTGCTACGTCCTTGACTTCTCCGACACGCTGAAGAACGTTAGAGAGAAGGAAATCAAGCGCCAAGCGCTGATGGACCTCGTCGACTTCATCCAATCTGGCTCCGGCAAGATGTCGGAGAATTGCCAGGAGGAGATGATCAGAATGATCTCCGTCAATATTTTCCGGTGCCTCCCTCCGGCGTCTCACGAGAACACCGGCCAGGAACCCACCGATCCTGAAGAGGAGGAACCAAGCTTGGATCCGACCTGGCCTCACCTTCAGCTCGTCTACGAGCTTCTCCTCAGATACGTGGTTTCCTCCGATACGGATACGAAAATCGCAAAACGATATATTGACCACTCCTTTGTTCTCAAATTGCTTGATTTGTTTGATTCCGAGGACCCGCGGGAGAGGGAGTATTTGAAAACCATACTGCATCGTATATACGGGAAATTCATGGTGCATAGACCGTTTATTAGAAAGGCTattaacaacattttttatcGGTTCATATATGAGACTGAGCGACACTCTGGTATTGGGGAGCTTCTGGAGATTCTTGGGAGCATTATTAATGGGTTTGCGCTGCCCATGAAGGAGGAGCACAAGTTGTTTCTGGTGAGGGCGCTTCTGCCTCTGCATAAGCCGAAATCGGTGGGCATGTACCACCAGCAGTTGTCTTACTGCATTACTCAGTTTGTGGAGAAGGATTTCAAGCTGGCAGATACGGTGATTAGGGGGTTGTTGAAGTATTGGCCTCTTACCAATTGCCAGAAGGAGGTTCTCTTCCTTGGAGAACTGGAGGAAGTGCTGGAGGCCACGCAGGCCGCCGAGTTTCAAAAATGCATGGTTCCGCTTTTTAGACAGATTTCACGCTGCCTCAATAGCTTTCACTTTCAG GTTGCCGAACGGACCCTGTTTTTGTGGAACAATGAGCATGTTGTGAGCTTAATTGCTCAAAACAGGACGGTGGTACTACCAATAATATTTGAAGCATTTGAGAAAAACATCTCGAGTCATTGGAATCAGGCAGTACATGGACTGACCGTGAATGTTCGGAAAATGTTCCTGGAAATGGATGCAGAATTGTATGAAGAGTGCCAGCGGCAGCACGCAGAGAAAGAGGCTAAAGCCCAAGATGTAGAAGAGCTGCGGGAACTTAATTGGAAGAGACTGGCAGATGCGGCTGCACAGAACGGAGTTGAGGACATGGTCACAACTTAG